One genomic region from Amaranthus tricolor cultivar Red isolate AtriRed21 chromosome 12, ASM2621246v1, whole genome shotgun sequence encodes:
- the LOC130828856 gene encoding BURP domain-containing protein 5-like, with product MAAMNHCFFFLLFIASVAVGGVYASTSSSDAKAYWNMKFPNIPMPPVLELMLPNPSGFDFQKGKASFSRDKTMALYSWYNYDLKTSGVQMKNKMFTSMFIREEDLLKKGTIHELQYLGPSDLGPPFMRRDEVKEIPFSSSNLEQVLSSFNIDSISKQAILMQSTLSRCEDPSKFGHHTCSPSLEDMVDFVTSEFQLSNPTFNDLKVLGVTVTPPMQLNQRYLITQVEKVVEIGKPTIACHKAAFPYGAFMCHRMEGARAYRVELQSLDNEKLKVDTALVGCHHDTDNWSPSYAAFGLLGLKPGQPVCHFLLADNVIFIKNDHVLKTFVQ from the exons ATGGCAGCTATGAATCActgcttcttcttcctcctcttcatcGCTTCG GTAGCTGTTGGTGGAGTCTATGCGAGTACAAGCAGTTCAGATGCAAAAGCATATTGGAATATGAAATTCCCAAACATCCCCATGCCACCTGTTTTGGAGCTTATGCTGCCAAATCCATCAG GATTTGATTTCCAAAAAGGCAAAGCTAGTTTCAGCAGGGATAAGACCATGGCTCTCTACAGTTG GTACAATTACGACTTGAAAACATCAGGTGTACAGATGAAAAACAAGATGTTCACATCGATGTTTATTCGAGAAGAAGACCTCCTTAAAAAAGGCACTATCCATGAATTGCAATACTTAGGTCCATCTGACCTTGGTCCTCCCTTTATGAGAAGAGATGAAGTTAAAGAAATACCATTTTCATCTTCAAACTTAGAACAAGTACTTTCATCATTCAACATTGACTCAATATCAAAACAAGCAATATTGATGCAATCCACTTTGAGTCGTTGTGAAGATCCTTCTAAGTTTGGACACCATACTTGTTCTCCTTCTTTAGAAGATATGGTTGATTTTGTTACTTCTGAGTTTCAACTATCAAACCCTACTTTTAATGATCTTAAAGTCCTTGGTGTTACTGTCACCCCACCAATGCAACTTAATCAAAG ATATCTGATAACACAAGTAGAGAAAGTGGTTGAGATTGGAAAACCAACAATAGCATGTCACAAAGCTGCATTCCCATATGGAGCATTCATGTGCCACCGCATGGAAGGAGCTCGGGCTTACCGGGTAGAGCTTCAAAGCCTTGACAATGAGAAGCTGAAGGTAGATACTGCTTTAGTTGGGTGTCATCATGACACTGATAATTGGAGTCCTTCTTACGCTGCGTTTGGACTCCTTGGACTCAAACCAGGCCAACCTGTCTGCCATTTCTTACTCGCAGACAATGTTATTTTCATTAAGAATGATCATGTCTTGAAGACATTCGTTCAATGA